Proteins co-encoded in one Paenibacillus sp. genomic window:
- a CDS encoding ABC transporter substrate-binding protein, which produces MNKSVKAKALAIILTIMMTVLLTACSPNQGSNLNASSNESESSTQTTNEPPVELVMSISSELPADTQLVLDELNKYLIEKVNAKLKIIGVPFGSYSQQINLMMTGQEQLDLMITGPALGFVGQAGKNQLTDLDEYLRSQGQGILDVADKDMLKVGQVNGKTYAIPIIGQSVQGKGLILRKDLADKYNIDMTKIKTVDDVEPVLQILKENEPDLIPLVPTRPGVSIVQYFETGDNLSDDHYIGFLPNFDNGLKIVNYYETQEYKDLVNRMKKWYDAGYLLKDGTTNNEQGKALVLANRAAAVFGPIGVESDAAYSKNTFGTEVVRAMISEPSVTTATASQILWSIPRHSKHPEKAMEVLNLMYTDATFLNLLVYGIEGKHYIKLDDGRIDFPEGMTRKNSPYPGHLYFLFGNVYLNYVKVPVEADIHERRRASYEQAIKSKALGFNFDTTPVKTKYAAVVSVVNKYKLGLESGMLDPEKVLPEFISQLKTAGIDEIIAEKQKQLDEWAATSK; this is translated from the coding sequence ATGAATAAGTCGGTAAAGGCAAAAGCTTTGGCAATCATATTGACGATAATGATGACGGTATTGTTAACAGCTTGCAGTCCTAACCAAGGCAGCAACTTGAACGCTAGTTCAAACGAAAGTGAATCATCGACTCAAACAACGAATGAACCGCCCGTTGAATTAGTTATGAGCATTTCAAGTGAGCTTCCTGCAGACACGCAGCTTGTCCTTGACGAGTTGAACAAGTATTTAATTGAAAAAGTGAATGCCAAACTCAAAATTATTGGGGTCCCGTTTGGTTCATATTCGCAGCAAATCAACTTAATGATGACCGGACAGGAACAACTTGATTTAATGATTACGGGGCCGGCGCTAGGGTTCGTAGGTCAAGCAGGGAAAAACCAGCTAACGGATTTAGACGAGTACTTACGTAGTCAAGGTCAAGGTATTCTGGATGTGGCAGACAAAGACATGTTGAAAGTAGGTCAAGTGAATGGCAAGACGTACGCAATTCCGATCATCGGACAATCGGTACAAGGTAAAGGGTTGATTCTCAGGAAAGATCTGGCTGATAAATATAACATTGATATGACAAAAATCAAGACGGTTGATGATGTTGAACCTGTACTTCAAATTCTTAAAGAGAATGAACCGGATCTTATTCCTTTGGTTCCAACGCGTCCCGGTGTGAGCATTGTACAGTACTTCGAGACGGGCGACAATTTGAGTGATGATCATTATATTGGGTTTCTCCCGAATTTTGATAACGGTTTGAAAATTGTTAATTATTACGAAACACAAGAATACAAAGATTTGGTTAACCGCATGAAAAAATGGTATGACGCGGGATACTTGTTGAAAGATGGTACAACCAACAATGAGCAAGGTAAAGCTCTGGTATTGGCTAATCGGGCCGCGGCTGTGTTTGGACCCATCGGTGTGGAAAGCGACGCAGCTTATTCCAAGAATACGTTTGGTACCGAGGTAGTTCGTGCAATGATTAGTGAACCTTCGGTTACTACAGCTACGGCCTCGCAAATCCTGTGGTCAATCCCTCGTCATTCCAAGCACCCGGAAAAAGCAATGGAAGTCCTGAATTTAATGTACACTGACGCTACATTTTTGAACTTACTTGTCTATGGCATTGAAGGAAAGCACTATATTAAACTCGATGATGGAAGAATTGACTTCCCGGAAGGCATGACGAGAAAGAATAGTCCTTATCCTGGTCACCTGTACTTTTTATTCGGCAATGTGTATTTAAACTATGTAAAGGTGCCAGTCGAAGCGGATATCCACGAAAGAAGGAGAGCTTCGTACGAACAAGCGATTAAGTCAAAGGCATTAGGTTTTAACTTCGATACAACACCGGTAAAGACGAAATATGCTGCGGTCGTCTCCGTCGTCAATAAATATAAGCTAGGCTTAGAGAGCGGAATGCTTGATCCGGAGAAAGTACTCCCGGAATTTATTTCTCAATTGAAAACCGCAGGTATCGATGAAATCATAGCTGAAAAGCAAAAGCAGCTTGATGAATGGGCGGCAACCAGCAAATAG
- a CDS encoding arylsulfatase produces MAIWEREQFEGRIGRTVEESIPWWPKKKDMDSKPNIVLVLLDDLGFSQLGCYGSDISTPNIDALAQGGLRYNNFHTTALCAPSRAALLTGRNPHSVGLRTVLGSDAGFPNARGRVSKEAALLSEMLLEHGYNTFGVGKWHLVTNAEQSFAGPFDSWPLGRGFEHYYGFLGGATSHWNPELVDGNRRIPQPKRAEEGYHLTEDLTDKAIEYIREQRTAAPDRPFFCYVALGAPHAPHHAPKEFIDKYKGKYDKGWDRTREEWFERQKELGIIPKDTQLPPRNPDVRAWDELNADEKRLYARLQEAFAGFLEHTDYHIGRLIRYLQEIGQYDNTIIMLLSDNGACHMGGDHGNLNQWAEFGGPNAETFESKLRRYDEIGTPQANNHYPKGWAHVGNTPLRWYKSDVHAGGVKDPLIIHYPAKIKDGGSIRNQYHHVIDIVPTILELTGTTAPDVYKGVPQMPLHGVSMAYTLDQPEARSPKKTQIYEMNGNRAIFHEGWKAVSKHKPGQSFDQDRWELYNLNNDFNELDDLATAEPQKLQQLIELWWSEAERYGFLPLENRPMRASLAQSNTAHQTPIRRSFYRSEYGLPPKKAPELRNKPFEIRAEVHRSDRLMDGVIVAAGGSAGGYSFYVKHNRLVFANNRNGVEHQRIVSSDELPTGSAVFRFKFEKTGDHEGVGRLYVNDEEIGTGQLTGLAQTGMLGGYFGIGQNAITPVVPDYQTPFRFSGELIKVEYFVPVPESI; encoded by the coding sequence ATGGCAATTTGGGAGAGGGAGCAATTCGAGGGGAGAATCGGGAGAACTGTGGAGGAGTCGATTCCATGGTGGCCGAAGAAAAAAGATATGGATAGTAAACCAAACATCGTTTTGGTTCTGCTCGATGATCTGGGTTTCTCACAATTGGGATGCTACGGTTCCGACATTAGTACCCCGAATATCGATGCGCTTGCGCAAGGGGGCTTAAGATATAACAATTTTCACACCACTGCGCTTTGCGCCCCGTCGAGAGCCGCTTTACTCACAGGCCGGAACCCTCATTCGGTTGGCTTGCGCACCGTCCTTGGCTCGGATGCCGGGTTCCCGAACGCGCGCGGGAGAGTGAGCAAGGAGGCTGCGTTACTCAGCGAAATGTTGCTAGAACATGGCTACAACACATTTGGCGTTGGGAAATGGCATTTGGTTACAAACGCTGAACAATCGTTCGCAGGTCCCTTCGACAGCTGGCCCCTCGGTCGCGGGTTCGAGCATTATTATGGATTTTTAGGCGGAGCGACCAGCCACTGGAATCCTGAACTCGTTGATGGCAACCGGCGCATTCCGCAGCCGAAGCGGGCCGAAGAAGGATATCATCTGACGGAAGATTTGACGGATAAAGCGATCGAATATATTCGGGAGCAGCGGACAGCGGCACCTGACAGACCCTTTTTCTGTTATGTGGCCTTAGGGGCTCCTCACGCGCCGCATCATGCGCCGAAGGAGTTTATCGACAAATATAAGGGCAAGTACGATAAGGGATGGGACCGCACGCGGGAGGAATGGTTCGAACGTCAAAAGGAACTGGGGATAATCCCGAAGGATACCCAGCTGCCGCCGCGTAACCCGGATGTGAGGGCTTGGGATGAGTTGAACGCCGACGAAAAAAGATTATACGCGCGTTTGCAGGAAGCCTTCGCAGGATTTTTGGAACATACGGACTACCATATCGGACGCTTGATTCGATACTTGCAAGAGATCGGCCAGTACGATAACACGATCATAATGCTGTTATCCGATAACGGCGCATGCCATATGGGCGGGGACCACGGAAATCTGAATCAGTGGGCCGAGTTCGGGGGCCCCAATGCCGAGACCTTCGAATCTAAGCTCCGCAGGTACGACGAAATTGGCACGCCCCAAGCCAACAACCACTACCCCAAGGGGTGGGCGCATGTAGGAAACACCCCGCTTCGATGGTACAAATCGGATGTGCATGCCGGCGGCGTCAAGGATCCGCTGATTATTCATTATCCGGCGAAAATAAAGGATGGCGGCAGCATTCGAAATCAGTACCATCACGTTATCGATATCGTTCCGACCATTCTTGAGTTGACGGGTACTACGGCGCCGGATGTATACAAAGGAGTTCCCCAAATGCCTCTTCACGGCGTTAGCATGGCGTATACGTTAGATCAACCGGAAGCTCGTTCTCCGAAGAAAACGCAAATCTACGAAATGAACGGAAACAGAGCGATTTTCCACGAAGGTTGGAAGGCTGTGTCGAAGCACAAGCCGGGTCAAAGCTTCGATCAGGATCGTTGGGAATTATATAACCTGAATAACGATTTTAACGAACTGGACGATTTGGCGACGGCCGAACCGCAAAAACTTCAGCAACTCATAGAGCTATGGTGGTCGGAAGCGGAGAGATACGGTTTCCTGCCGTTGGAAAATCGCCCGATGAGAGCGTCATTGGCCCAATCCAATACCGCACATCAAACTCCGATACGAAGAAGTTTTTATAGGTCCGAGTACGGATTGCCGCCGAAGAAGGCGCCCGAATTGCGGAACAAGCCGTTCGAAATTCGAGCGGAAGTACACCGTTCCGACCGGTTGATGGACGGCGTTATCGTCGCCGCTGGGGGAAGCGCAGGCGGATACTCATTTTATGTGAAACATAACCGACTCGTATTCGCGAACAACAGGAATGGGGTAGAGCATCAAAGAATCGTGTCTAGCGATGAACTGCCGACAGGCTCCGCCGTTTTCCGATTCAAGTTCGAAAAAACCGGGGATCACGAAGGCGTGGGTCGTTTGTATGTAAATGATGAGGAGATCGGTACCGGACAACTGACAGGTTTGGCTCAGACGGGAATGTTGGGAGGATATTTTGGAATCGGGCAAAATGCGATCACTCCAGTCGTGCCCGATTATCAGACCCCGTTTCGTTTTTCGGGCGAATTAATAAAAGTCGAGTATTTCGTTCCTGTTCCTGAGAGCATATAA